CGGCAACAATATGGCTTTTGATCACCCATGGATGTACCCTTGCTAAGATCCAAGGTGACTGCATCGTAATTCGAACAGACCAAGTCATCCAGTGTCCTTTCAAGATCATTATTGATTAAATTAGGTTGAGAACCTCCATGAAGTCTGGTCCACTCATTATTACCATCAGCACTCTTTCTATTCCCATAATAGGTAGTTCCTCTATCAGTGGTAGTAATCCCTACTATGAGAACCTTAGTTTTGTTAtgcttccagtaataggctTCAACCGAGGTTACATTAGACGTGCCATTAATTTCTGCAATAGGTTTATTCTGATCATTCCATATTTCTTTTAGTGTGAATGGTGATATTCCATCAGAATCTTTATCCTTGTGAGTATATCTGGTAAAGTTAGATATAGGAGGTTCTTCATCTCTTGTGACCTTAATGAGCTTACCACTTCCGTCATCTCTATATTCAGGAGGTATCTCTTTGTTTTTTGAGAGATAAATGGTTACTGGTGGTGGATCTTCTGCCATTATTATTAGAGTTCTCAGAGCAAGTCCTTAGACACAGACATTACAGTCTCTCTttacttttggaaaatcCATCATCAAATactcattctccattattaTACCAGTGCATcctgagatccatgagtacTTTACTccctactcatccatacattcatcctcccttacaagtagctcaccatcagagagagtatccacagaacaagatgaacaagtatccAGACAGTCGTCTGAATGATCTCTATGAATAGTCTAGTGGAGTATAAGTAGTCCATGAGAGTCCTCTAAAGAGCCTCttaaagagtctactagAGTACAGGCGgactccaaaacccataacgtgaagtaggccaagaatctctatccttatcaaaCAAGTACTTATCAAcactatgagcataactctttatcatcgGAGATCTCAGTATGAGTCTCTCCCTCAGTAGTCTTGCcagactctccactagactCTTACTCAGGGACGAATGGCTAAGGATGGGTGACTTTCAAAGCTCCCTTAGTGtcatccattaaaattcctgaTCCGCGTAGACAATAAGGAGagcctctgatttacccaaaacCTTGCATCTAACATTCTTAGTAAAGGAAGACTTAACACTCTTACATGCCTCAGATACTCCACTTCCTATCCAGTATCCTAAGGACTTCCAGAAGCCAAAATCCTTAGTAGGCCACCTACTCCTATCAtgttcatacttggaataagtctTTAAATAACCATCaccagtaaaggccaagactatcattaaaccttgggatgTGAATGCattaaaagaggagatAGCACCACCATGTGCACCAGCTCCAGCATATGAAACCGCCTTGAGCGATTCCTCACAAAACTTCAGAGTAACAGTAATCACTCCAACAAATGTTCCACTACTCTTGATGTACTTTCCTAGCCAAGTATCCGGATAATGAAGCGTAACAAGGCATAAGACCATAGCAGTAATGTGTGGAATGGCCAGAATCCAAGTACCATGCCACCATTGAGCACTACTCCAATCTTGATTTGGGCCAACACCTTTTCCAGGAGGGCCTCCATTACAAGCACATAAGATGGCAATCAAAATACCTGGAACCGCACTCatgaataaaacaacaaGATCGATAGTGTAACCGGTGCTAACATCCGTCAGCTTATAAGGGGCAATAGCTGGATAAAAGGCATAGATGCCACCCATACCCACCATTCCCATGAAAATTGGAGACAAACCAGCGAAACCAGTATATTTACCAGGAGCGCCAGCTTCGCTACTACCTTGTTGAGTGGCAAGATAAATCCATAGACCAGCAGAGGCTGCTGAAATCAATGCTCCTATGGACATCTGCCAGAATATAATCCAGTAACTaacatttgaaaagttaTACCTCTTAGCAAGCTTATTAAAAACATAGTAGTAAATGCAAACTTGAATACCAGAGATAGGGATTCCCATATTGAAAAGGGAAGCATCTGCACTTGCCACAGTCATTACAGCTGCCACATTCAGTCCATATATAAATGAGCCAAAGACGatagtccagtagtagaaggtGAGATTGCCCATTTGACCTCCAGATGTAAATGCAATGAGAAGTATAATGAAGGAAAGACACAATGCCACATTTGTAAATGCGGCAAAGCCTCTGAAAAAGTCCTTGGAGCTATCACCCGTCCCTAATGCTATAGAAGTTACAATAGCCattccagtaaacgttgccagttccataggattatggaccatgttaatgaacgaactggcatgttgttgaggaattttaaatctatcaagtgcaaactttgctccagttaaagccacacggagagactgcaagAGAGTCAGacctgccataaacatggcaCCTTTCTGAAGATCCTTTGACATCCTTTGTCATCTTGCGATCTTACCTGTCgttcacaccattatataccacATCATTAGCTataagttgaagatacccttccattctctactctagagtttagtgttccagtattattcaccattcaagatgcatgtttaagTATCTTTCACATCCTTAAGGTTTCATAGGTGTCATGGTAGTGTCATTCATCTTGTCCATGGTTAGGTAACTAAGTTCCTCATGGTCGCTGATACATTCTCAAGGTGGCCCCAAgtccagaatagacaactcgatgcttggcatatcctaaCGGTAACTTATtcatctgaggatgaattcgcatcattcttccactcattccatagtagtaatcCAACATCCATCCTTATTTTAGGGACTCCCTGCGGTCGTCCTCATAGCTTCAATAgtagaatgagaatctATAAGGAGTCTACCGGAGTGAGAACAGGTGACAATTCAGactcctatactgcgtatagTCGCAattactacctagtctctgacgtcggtaggtcattcttccttccgtttcactccagtaatgaccttaatcctactcttctaTAGgctccctttggtcaccatagagctcctgttagtcgccCAGGCTCACCACTCCGTAGTTCGCATTCATTCCGCTACGCTACATTCGCATCCATCCGAGTAAATACCTAAAGAGTACAAAAACCTCATTTCTTAAGAGAGTGTAGTACGGTGAGTACCACAAAAATCATATAAGTAACAGCGTGATTGTGATAGTTGATCAGGGCCTCTGCGAATGGAGTTGCTGGATCGAATCCACCCATTGACGTGCGCCACCTCTCTGGAGCATCAGCACTGCGTATGAATGTATTTGCGTCGTATAAATGGGTAGGAGAGGCCATGGATGGGAGAAAACTTACAAGGCTGGTACAACTCGAAAAGTAGGCACATTTAGCCTTTGCCTGATGGCCTTTAGGAGGTAGAAATTCTTATTTGACGAATTTCCACCAGTTTGTTCCTTCATCTTGTGAGCCTCAACTTTTTTATCGACTGAAGGAGACGAGCAGATGGGGACATGACTTGTGTCGCTAAGTTTGCCATTTTTGCTTCAATGTCAAAAGTATCGGCTGTGTAGATGGATGGTAGGACGAGTAGGACGGTAGAAAAGTTACGGATGAAAAACTGCAGATTTAGGCCATTTTAGGGCTCTTCCTTCCAGCGCCCGGGAGCTCCCCAGTACTCATCACTGGACGGCCATATCCTCCACCCTTTGGCTTCTGCATACTCACCATCATGCTCCAGTGTTCGCTGTGTGGGTCCAGGCCGGCTGTGGTTCGCCGGTCCGCCTCTGGAGAGCCAAACTGCAAGGACTGCTTCATCGACTCTTTTGAATCCGACGTTTACGACTATATACGGGATAAAAAGCTCATAGAGGACGGCGATAAGGTCTGCATAGGTGTATCGGGAGGCAAGGATTCGTCAGTTTTGCTCCATGTGCTCTGGTCTCTTCAGAGGAGATTCCAGTGTAACTGGGAGCTTTGCCTACTGGCGATTGACGAGGGAATAAAGGGGTACAGAGACCACTCGCTGACAGTTGTTGACGCTATACAGGCCAGATACGGTCTGGAGCTCAAGATTTTAAACTTTATGGACGCCTTTGGCTACTCCATGGACAAGGTCGTTGGACTGATTGGAAAGAAGAACAACTGCACAGTTTGCGGGACGTTTAGAAGACAGATGCTAGAAGTTGGCGCCAGGCTCCTGCGCGCCAATGTGCTCTGCACGGGGCACAATGCGGACGACATGGCCGAGACGGTCCTGCTGAATATTTTTAGAGGCGACGTTTATAAACTCGCCAAGGCAAGCCAGTTGAAGGATGGACTTCCAGGAGAGGCTCCAGATGGAGCTGATACAGAGCATTGCTCAGAAAGGAGCCAAAAAACGGGCACTCCATTCCGGAGAATAAAACCGCTCCTGTACAGTTTTGAAAAGGAGATTGTGCTTTATGCGAGATTCCAGTCCCTCGACTACTTTTCAACGGAATGCATCTACTCTCCAGAGGCTTATAGAGGCTACATGAGGACCTTTATCAAGAACCTGGAGCTGATCGAGCCCAGGATCATCCTCAACATCATCAAGGCAGGTTCAATGCTCTACGCGGATTATGCACCAATTGATGGGTCCAAGGGAGTTTGTGTAGACTGCGGAGTCGTAGGCGTCAAGGACCTCTGCAAGGCATGCTCCATCGTTCGGAAACTCGACACACTAGTCGGTGAAACCGGTAACACTAATGACGGATGCGCACAGAAGCCAGCAAAGGCCATACTCTCTGACCGAGGCTTTAAGCTAAACTATGATTAAGTGTACGGGGGAACAACGcgaatgggcgaccaacgggagctcTTACTGCCACTAGGATTATCAGTACGACTATAAGGaagtactgaaacaggtgacctaccgacgtcggagactacGCTTCACTCACTCACCTGACGGTGGTCTCATTCACACAATCCCATGGGTCGCCGAATGTTTTCTGGCAATAGGCCAGCCAGTGACAGGGCAGAGGCATCCTCCGGTTAACGTCATAGTCACCATCTCATCCTTGTGACCACTTGGTTCCAGGAGATGCGCAGCAAAATCCTACAAACGGGTGGCCTACGGGGATCAGTTTGGCTCACTGAGAAACAAAACGTGCCAACCCGGAAGAGTGTGTATGTGAATGCACATGAGTGGGGACCCGCAGGACTGGAGAGTTGCGTTTTGTGTTCCCAGAGTTTTCATCAATGCAGTTTTGTAGATAAAATGGCGCTCTCTGATGGAAGTAAGTTTCTATGCAGATGTCGCAACTGGATGGCCGTTATGCGGGGCGTAATGCGGAAAAGTTGCCAAGGGGAAGCTTTTGTGCGGATTTCAGACTACGCCACAGGCGTCTCTACAAAGTGTATCGATATTTTGGCAATAGAAATGGGTACAGTACCAGGTGTATGGACCAGCGCAGCGTACGGGCCGTGGCGCCAGTAAATCTCCCGTTAGGGAGTCCTGGAACTCACAAATGCATAAAGAAGCGCAACCGTACGGGTTACTTGCGTTTAGGGAACACGTGGGCCATGAAATGTGCAGCTGCAAATCGCTGGTGCGACCCCGTGGTCAAGGGATGGCCCGGTAGGTCCTTTAGCGCATTTCTCTCGTATTTACCGGTAGTTTGCGGACTATGGATCCATTTTCACCTGGTTAGCGAGGGTATTCATGCAATGGAGTATCTATGAAGGAGGAATGTGTAGCGAATGTGCCTACAAGGGCTTATTCACATTGGGACGTTGGTATAATTGTGTTCTAGTATAGATACCTACGCTACATTATTGGTGCAATCAGTCCTCCTGATCTCCAGTATCCGTGCTGGAATAAGGTGATCGCTGCTAGTACAGGTATGCCTACAAGTATGGTGGAAATTGGATTAAGATACCAGATGGAAGTAATGACAGTGAAGGACTAGGTAAACTGCTTACTGAACTTAATAAGGAACCGAAGGGAGTACTTGACCAGAATAGCTTCCATACAATTTATAGACCTAGTAATAAACTTGACAAACTCCAATCTGATCATGACAACTATGACTATTGGAAGATGTTAGGCAGCCATGGTATGATGTTATGATGAGCTCGATCCCGCACATTACGCATTTGCCTTGCTAATACGGTCATCCATTGTACAAGATTATACAGCAATACATTTACCTACAGATACCCCTGGCCAGCGTAACAAGATCGTGCTGCTGGGTGAGCAGAGCGCAGGAAAGACATCAATCGTAACGCGCTTTGTATATGATCACTTTATCCCTGCATACGCGGCTACAATAGGTAAGTAGTGCTATTATTGTTAGGTACAGGAGTGTGGCGACCCATGGGAGCATGGCGACTGGACAGAGCATAGGAGCCTGACTACCTCTGGACTTTGCTCTCGGAGAACAGTCGTACTGAGAATCTTATTCCTTCTTAGgctccctttggtcaccatagagctcctgttagtcgccCAGGCTCACCACTCCGT
This region of Theileria equi strain WA chromosome 1, complete sequence genomic DNA includes:
- a CDS encoding hypothetical protein (encoded by transcript BEWA_027500A) → MSKDLQKGAMFMAGLTLLQSLRVALTGAKFALDRFKIPQQHASSFINMVHNPMELATFTGMAIVTSIALGTGDSSKDFFRGFAAFTNVALCLSFIILLIAFTSGGQMGNLTFYYWTIVFGSFIYGLNVAAVMTVASADASLFNMGIPISGIQVCIYYYVFNKLAKRYNFSNVSYWIIFWQMSIGALISAASAGLWIYLATQQGSSEAGAPGKYTGFAGLSPIFMGMVGMGGIYAFYPAIAPYKLTDVSTGYTIDLVVLFMSAVPGILIAILCACNGGPPGKGVGPNQDWSSAQWWHGTWILAIPHITAMVLCLVTLHYPDTWLGKYIKSSGTFVGVITVTLKFCEESLKAVSYAGAGAHGGAISSFNAFTSQGLMIVLAFTGDGYLKTYSKYEHDRSRWPTKDFGFWKSLGYWIGSGVSEACKSVKSSFTKNVRCKVLGKSEALLIVYADQEF
- a CDS encoding hypothetical protein (encoded by transcript BEWA_027510A) codes for the protein MKEQTGGNSSNKNFYLLKAIRQRLNVPTFRVVPAFADAPERWRTSMGGFDPATPFAEALINYHNHAVTYMIFVVLTVLHSLKK
- a CDS encoding hypothetical protein (encoded by transcript BEWA_027520A) — protein: MLQCSLCGSRPAVVRRSASGEPNCKDCFIDSFESDVYDYIRDKKLIEDGDKVCIGVSGGKDSSVLLHVLWSLQRRFQCNWELCLLAIDEGIKGYRDHSLTVVDAIQARYGLELKILNFMDAFGYSMDKVVGLIGKKNNCTVCGTFRRQMLEVGARLLRANVLCTGHNADDMAETVLLNIFRGDVYKLAKASQLKDGLPGEAPDGADTEHCSERSQKTGTPFRRIKPLLYSFEKEIVLYARFQSLDYFSTECIYSPEAYRGYMRTFIKNLELIEPRIILNIIKAGSMLYADYAPIDGSKGVCVDCGVVGVKDLCKACSIVRKLDTLVGETGNTNDGCAQKPAKAILSDRGFKLNYD